In Bacillus sp. Marseille-Q1617, a genomic segment contains:
- a CDS encoding sugar phosphate nucleotidyltransferase has translation MKNSLLGVIDATSYYKSLEDLLLHRSLAALPIGGRYRLIDFVLSNMVNSDIGSVAIFPKFQYRSLMDHLGSGKNWDLNRKRDGLFFFPAPGLDAVDEGVGSFNHFAHHLDYFYRSRQEYALISNCFTVCNINYRPVLERHTMIGCDITEIRHNGKSLEMYMVKTSLLRDLIETREDTGYTCMKDVVEDLDSGYKVCGYEHIGFVETVDCIEKYYETSMKLLNVSSWKELFKKEMPVYTKVKDEPPARYTSGASVKNSIIANGCYIEGKVHNSTMFRAVKVGKNTTISNSIIMQKSQIGDNCVLENVILDKDVRIEDGVKLTGDPDNPIVIRKGMVQGALMNS, from the coding sequence GTGAAAAATTCATTGCTTGGAGTTATTGATGCCACTAGTTACTATAAATCTTTAGAGGATTTGCTCTTACATCGGTCATTGGCTGCCCTTCCGATTGGGGGAAGATACCGGTTGATTGATTTCGTGCTTTCCAATATGGTGAATTCCGATATAGGCTCTGTTGCGATTTTCCCTAAGTTTCAGTATCGCTCGTTAATGGACCATCTCGGTTCCGGGAAAAACTGGGATCTGAACCGCAAGCGTGACGGACTGTTCTTCTTCCCTGCCCCGGGACTTGATGCAGTGGATGAGGGAGTGGGATCCTTCAATCATTTCGCACACCACTTGGATTATTTCTACCGCAGCCGTCAGGAATATGCGCTGATCAGCAATTGCTTCACGGTATGCAATATCAATTATCGCCCGGTTCTTGAGCGCCACACGATGATTGGATGCGATATCACGGAGATCCGACATAATGGAAAGTCCCTCGAAATGTATATGGTGAAAACCTCTCTGTTGAGAGATCTGATCGAGACTCGCGAAGACACCGGCTATACATGCATGAAGGATGTAGTGGAAGATCTGGACAGCGGTTATAAAGTATGCGGATATGAACATATTGGGTTCGTGGAAACCGTCGATTGCATTGAAAAGTATTATGAAACCAGTATGAAGCTTTTAAATGTTTCTTCATGGAAGGAATTGTTCAAAAAAGAAATGCCCGTCTACACGAAAGTAAAGGATGAGCCTCCTGCACGTTATACTTCAGGTGCCAGCGTTAAAAACAGCATCATCGCCAATGGGTGTTATATTGAAGGGAAAGTACACAATTCAACCATGTTCAGAGCGGTGAAGGTAGGGAAAAATACAACTATTTCAAACAGTATCATTATGCAAAAGAGTCAAATTGGAGATAACTGTGTACTAGAGAATGTCATCCTGGATAAAGATGTGAGAATCGAGGACGGAGTGAAGCTTACAGGAGATCCCGATAATCCCATTGTCATTCGTAAAGGGATGGTTCAAGGAGCGCTGATGAATTCGTGA
- the glgB gene encoding 1,4-alpha-glucan branching enzyme has protein sequence MNAMMLSDYDVFLFHEGSLQQAYQFMGSHVRSDSRGTYTEFCVWAPNARSVSLVGSFNEWNGSGYELEKWNREGLWVIRVDRDLTGETYKYEVTALSGEWKLKADPYGFASEKRPQTASIVYELEGFKWSDEEWLEDRSGSTVYDKPLFIYEVHLGTWRKKKGKFLSYTELAGELIPYVKEHGFTHIELLPITEHPFDRSWGYQSTGYYAPTSRYGEPHDLMNFINECHRHEIGVILDWVPGHFCKDAHGLYQFDGSFAYEYGEERDRENYTWGTANFDLGKGEVRSFLISNARFWMEYYHIDGFRIDAVANIIYWANQGQQSPNQGAIDFLKKLNQAVFDYDPSILMIAEDSTDWPQVTSPVHYGGLGFNYKWNMGWMNDVLDYMETPHTERKGVHSLMTFSLLYAFSENYVLPFSHDEVVHGKKSLLNKMPGDYWQKFAQYRLLLSYMVAHPGKKLLFMGSELAPFSEWKDLEELDWHLSSYEFHHKFNSYFKDLLHLYKGAEALYELDHQSRGFEWIDVNNSAQQIFSFVRKGKKENDHLVVICNFSPIVYHGYKVGVPHADSYREIWNSDDGKYGGSNQINPAPLPVQHETYHGKEGSVVMTIPPYGAVYLKPEYGRGE, from the coding sequence ATGAACGCAATGATGTTATCTGATTATGATGTTTTTTTATTTCATGAGGGAAGTTTACAGCAAGCGTATCAGTTTATGGGTTCTCATGTGAGGAGTGATTCCCGTGGGACCTATACAGAATTTTGCGTTTGGGCACCGAATGCGAGAAGTGTATCCCTGGTCGGTTCATTCAATGAGTGGAATGGTTCCGGGTATGAACTCGAAAAATGGAACCGGGAAGGCCTGTGGGTCATCCGGGTGGACCGTGACTTAACGGGTGAAACGTATAAATATGAAGTCACGGCACTATCGGGAGAGTGGAAGCTTAAGGCGGATCCGTATGGTTTTGCATCAGAGAAGCGGCCGCAGACAGCAAGCATCGTGTATGAATTGGAAGGGTTCAAGTGGAGTGATGAAGAATGGCTCGAGGATAGGTCTGGTTCGACAGTATACGATAAACCTTTATTCATTTATGAAGTCCATCTGGGGACGTGGAGAAAGAAGAAAGGAAAGTTTCTTTCTTATACGGAGCTTGCCGGGGAGCTGATTCCATATGTGAAGGAGCATGGCTTTACTCATATTGAGCTGCTGCCGATTACAGAGCATCCTTTTGACCGTTCCTGGGGCTATCAGAGTACAGGGTATTATGCACCGACAAGCAGGTATGGCGAACCTCATGACTTGATGAACTTTATCAATGAATGCCACAGACACGAAATAGGGGTCATCCTGGACTGGGTTCCGGGACATTTCTGTAAAGATGCCCACGGATTGTATCAGTTCGATGGATCTTTTGCCTATGAGTACGGGGAAGAACGTGACCGCGAGAACTATACATGGGGGACGGCGAATTTCGACTTGGGGAAAGGCGAAGTAAGGAGCTTTTTGATTTCCAATGCCCGTTTCTGGATGGAATATTATCATATTGATGGGTTTCGGATTGATGCAGTGGCCAATATCATTTACTGGGCCAATCAGGGGCAGCAGTCGCCCAACCAGGGTGCGATCGATTTTTTGAAAAAGCTGAATCAGGCGGTATTCGACTATGACCCTTCGATTCTGATGATTGCGGAGGATTCGACAGACTGGCCGCAGGTGACTTCCCCGGTTCATTATGGAGGGCTTGGCTTTAATTATAAATGGAATATGGGATGGATGAATGATGTGCTCGATTATATGGAGACGCCTCATACTGAACGGAAAGGTGTTCACTCTTTGATGACGTTCTCTCTTCTTTATGCCTTTTCAGAGAATTATGTCCTCCCTTTTTCACATGATGAGGTTGTGCATGGGAAGAAATCGTTATTGAATAAAATGCCGGGGGATTACTGGCAGAAATTTGCACAATACAGGCTTCTTCTTAGTTATATGGTGGCCCATCCTGGTAAAAAACTTCTCTTTATGGGAAGCGAACTGGCTCCGTTTTCGGAGTGGAAGGATCTTGAAGAGTTGGATTGGCATTTATCGAGTTACGAATTTCATCACAAATTCAATTCATATTTCAAAGATCTGCTGCATTTATATAAGGGTGCTGAAGCTTTATATGAGCTGGATCACCAATCCCGGGGCTTTGAATGGATCGATGTGAATAATTCAGCTCAGCAGATTTTTTCTTTTGTAAGAAAAGGAAAGAAAGAGAACGATCATCTGGTGGTGATCTGCAATTTCAGTCCGATTGTCTATCACGGGTATAAGGTCGGTGTCCCTCATGCCGATTCCTATAGAGAGATATGGAATAGTGATGACGGGAAATATGGAGGCTCTAATCAGATTAATCCTGCACCGCTTCCGGTACAACATGAAACCTATCATGGGAAAGAAGGATCAGTGGTCATGACGATTCCTCCATATGGAGCAGTATATTTAAAACCAGAATACGGAAGGGGAGAATAG
- a CDS encoding glucose-1-phosphate adenylyltransferase: MGKGRCVAMLLAGGKGSRLSSLTKNLAKPAVPFGGKYRIIDFTLSNCTNSGIDTVGVLTQYQPLVLNSYIGIGSAWDLDRKNGGVTVLPPYAESSEMRWYTGTASAIYQNMNYLEQYDPEYVLILSGDHIYKMDYSKMLDYHIEKKADVSISVIEVDWAEASRFGLMNTNEEMRVTEFEEKPAYPKSNLASMGIYIFNWSILKDFLEMDERNPHSSHDFGKDVIPLLLDEKKKLMAYPFKGYWKDVGTVKSLWEANMDLIDENNELNLFDHEWRVYSVNPNEPPQYISEDAFVEGSLVNEGCTIEGTISKSVLFQGTTVKKGAHVSRSVIMPDAVIGENTYIEQAIVPTNVRVPSGVCIMPEEGSDEVILVTEAFIETLLEQEEV, from the coding sequence ATGGGAAAGGGAAGATGTGTGGCCATGTTATTAGCAGGAGGTAAGGGGAGCCGTCTGAGTTCTTTGACGAAAAACTTAGCGAAGCCTGCCGTTCCCTTCGGAGGGAAATACCGCATCATTGATTTTACCTTGAGCAATTGCACGAACTCCGGAATCGATACGGTCGGGGTTCTGACGCAGTATCAGCCGCTTGTTCTGAACTCTTATATCGGAATTGGAAGTGCATGGGACCTGGACCGCAAAAATGGCGGAGTGACGGTTCTCCCTCCATATGCGGAATCATCAGAGATGCGCTGGTACACTGGTACAGCCAGTGCAATCTATCAAAATATGAACTATCTGGAACAATATGACCCGGAGTACGTCTTGATCCTTTCAGGAGATCATATCTACAAGATGGATTATAGTAAAATGCTTGACTATCATATCGAGAAGAAAGCGGACGTGTCCATATCGGTCATTGAAGTGGATTGGGCAGAGGCGAGCCGTTTCGGTTTGATGAATACGAACGAAGAGATGAGGGTCACTGAATTTGAAGAGAAACCGGCGTATCCGAAAAGCAACCTCGCATCCATGGGGATCTATATCTTTAATTGGTCCATTTTAAAGGATTTCCTGGAGATGGATGAACGAAATCCTCATTCAAGTCATGATTTCGGAAAAGATGTGATTCCGCTGCTTCTGGATGAAAAGAAGAAACTGATGGCGTATCCGTTCAAAGGCTATTGGAAGGATGTTGGTACGGTCAAAAGCTTATGGGAAGCGAATATGGATCTTATTGATGAGAACAATGAACTGAATCTGTTTGATCATGAATGGAGGGTGTATTCGGTCAATCCGAACGAACCGCCGCAATATATATCAGAAGATGCATTCGTTGAAGGGTCGCTTGTCAATGAAGGGTGTACGATTGAAGGGACGATCTCAAAGTCGGTGTTATTCCAGGGAACCACGGTGAAAAAAGGGGCCCACGTATCACGCTCGGTCATCATGCCGGATGCGGTGATCGGGGAAAATACCTATATTGAACAGGCGATTGTACCTACGAATGTGAGAGTGCCGAGTGGCGTCTGTATCATGCCGGAAGAAGGGTCTGATGAAGTGATCCTTGTGACGGAAGCATTCATCGAAACATTGCTTGAGCAAGAAGAAGTGTAA